In Puntigrus tetrazona isolate hp1 chromosome 24, ASM1883169v1, whole genome shotgun sequence, a genomic segment contains:
- the klhl24b gene encoding kelch-like protein 24 codes for MVLILGRRLNREDSGVRESPAVKRKVLEMDNKSLSNHDVFDFSSGPCHSESILQMFNEFRDGRLFTDVVISVEGREFPCHRAVLSACSSYFRAMFCNDHRESREMLVEINGIRAEAMDTFLQYVYTGRARITTDNVQFLFETSSLFQISTLRDACAKFLEDQLDPCNCLGIQRFADAHSLKQLASRCRSYALQSFTDVAQHEEFLDLRKEELEEYIASDELVIGKEETVFEAVMRWVYYNMDHRRIMLRDLLTHVRLPLLHPNYFVQTVEGDQLIQNAPECYQLLHEARRYHVLGNEMMSPRTRPRRSTGFSEVIVVVGGCERMGGFNLPYTECYDPVTGEWKSLAKLPEFTKSEYAVCALRNDILVSGGRINSRDVWMYNSQLNIWIRVASLNKGRWRHKMAVLLGKVYAVGGYDGQSRLSSVECYDSFSNRWTEVAPMKEAVSSPAVASCVNKLFVIGGGPDDNTCSDKVQCYDPESDSWLLRANIPIAKRCITAVSLNNLIYVSGGLTKSIYCYDPTEDYWMHVVHTFSKQESCGMSVCNGKIYILGGRGENGEASDTILCYDPSTGIITGVAAMPRPISYHGCVTIHRYNEKFYHS; via the exons ATGGTACTTATTCTGGGCAGAAGACTGAACCGGGAGGACTCTGGAGTCCGTGAGTCCCCAGCTGTCAAGCGAAAGGTTTTGGAGATGGACAACAAGTCCCTCAGTAATCACGATGTGTTCGATTTCTCTTCCGGCCCGTGCCACTCCGAGAGCATTCTGCAGATGTTTAACGAGTTCCGTGACGGGCGACTCTTCACAGACGTGGTAATCAGCGTGGAGGGTCGTGAGTTCCCGTGTCACCGGGCCGTGTTATCGGCTTGCAGTAGCTACTTCCGTGCAATGTTCTGCAATGACCACCGGGAGAGCCGTGAGATGTTAGTGGAGATCAACGGCATCCGTGCTGAGGCAATGGACACCTTCCTGCAGTACGTCTACACCGGACGTGCCCGCATCACTACAGATAATGTGCAGTTCCTCTTCGAAACCTCTAGCCTCTTCCAGATCAGCACTCTGCGTGATGCCTGTGCCAAGTTCTTGGAAGACCAACTTGATCCTTGCAACTGCCTAGGCATCCAGCGCTTCGCTGATGCGCACTCCCTCAAACAGCTGGCCAGCCGCTGCCGCTCTTACGCGCTGCAGAGTTTTACCGATGTGGCTCAGCACGAAGAATTCTTGGACCTGCGTAAGGAGGAACTGGAGGAGTACATTGCCAGTGATGAGTTAGTCATTGGAAAAGAGGAGACAGTGTTTGAGGCAGTGATGCGTTGGGTGTACTACAACATGGACCACCGCCGAATCATGCTTAGAGACCTTCTCACTCACGTCCGCCTGCCCCTGCTGCATCCAAATTATTTTGTGCAGACGGTAGAAGGTGACCAGTTGATCCAAAATGCACCAGAGTGCTACCAGCTCCTGCACGAAGCAAGACGCTATCATGTCTTGGGCAATGAAATGATGTCACCAAGAACCCGTCCACGCAG GTCTACTGGATTTTCAGAAGTCATTGTGGTAGTCGGAGGGTGCGAGAGAATGGGGGGTTTCAACCTGCCATATACCGAATGCTATGATCCTGTAACCGGGGAATGGAAATCCTTAGCCAAACTCCCAGAGTTCACCAAGTCAGAATATGCTGTGTGTGCCCTCAGGAATGACATTCTGGTCTCAG GTGGTAGAATCAATAGCAGGGATGTCTGGATGTACAACTCTCAGCTCAACATCTGGATCAGGGTTGCCTCTTTGAACAAGGGCCGCTGGAGACACAAAATGGCAGTTTTGTTGGGCAAG GTGTATGCCGTTGGTGGATACGATGGTCAATCCCGACTAAGCAGCGTCGAATGCTATGACTCGTTCTCAAACCGCTGGACCGAGGTGGCACCGATGAAGGAGGCGGTCAGCTCGCCAGCTGTTGCCAGCTGTGTCAACAAGCTGTTTGTGATTGGAGGAGGACCTGACGACAACACATGCTCTGATAAG gtTCAGTGCTATGACCCAGAGTCTGACTCCTGGTTGTTAAGGGCCAACATTCCCATTGCTAAGCGCTGCATCACAGCGGTATCGCTGAACAATCTCATTTATGTTTCTGGAGGTCTGACCAAGTCCATCTACTGCTATGACCCCACTGAAGATTACTGGATGCATGTAGTCCACACATTCAGCAAGCAG gaaagCTGCGGTATGTCGGTATGTAACGGAAAGATCTATATCCTGGGTGGCCGTGGTGAAAACGGAGAAGCGTCAGACACCATCCTGTGCTATGACCCGTCCACTGGCATCATCACGGGCGTGGCCGCCATGCCCCGCCCCATTTCTTATCACGGCTGCGTCACCATCCATCGCTACAATGAGAAGTTCTACCATTCATGA